Part of the Planctomycetota bacterium genome, CTCCTGCGTGAGGCCCAGGGCGAGGAGGCGGCGCCGGAACGCTGACACGCGGCGGGGTCACGCGTTGCCCGAGCCCTGGGCGGGCTCGAGGGCGCTGCCGATCTCGACGATGCGGTAGGTGACGTCCTCCCCCGCGTGCGAGAAGGCGACCTGGTCGCCCACCTTGTGGCGCATCAGCGCTTGAGCCAGCGGCGCGACATAGGCGATGATGCCGTGCTCGGCATCGGAATCCCACGGCCCCAGGATGGCGAACGTCTGGCGCTTGCCCGTGGCGACGTCCTCCACCGTGACGCGGGCGCCGATGGAGACATGCTCGCGGGCGACCATGGAGGGCTCGATGGGCCGGGCCCGCAGCAGTTCCTCGCCCATCTCGAGGGCCTTGGCGTTCAGCACGTGCTGCTCCTGGATGGCCGCGCGAAAGTCGGCGTTGTCGCTCAAGTCGCCCATGGCCTTGGCTTTGGCGATGTCCTCGCTGTTCTTGGGCAGCAACACGTTGACGATGTGATCGTGCTCCTCGCGGCGGCGTGCGATAGCCTGCGCAGTGGCATAGATGTGCTGAACGGGCTCCTCCACAGTCTTGTGCTCCTCCTCCACGAGGAGCTTGGGGAACTTGCGCACCATTTTCTGCTCGAGGAGGCGCGCAAACTGCTCGGGGAGGACGCTGCTCTGTCGGATGCGGAAGAGGAGCCGGGAGGCCTCGACCTCGCTGATCTCGGCGAGCATCTGGTCGAAGTAGCGTAGGTCGCCGGCGCGCAACGTCAGGCGGATCTCGGCCATCTCGTCGGCCTGGCTGAACGGCGTCCACTCGCCCCGTTGATAGGCCTTGCGGCGGGCGAGTTCGTCGCCCTCCTTGAGCAGGCGCTCGAAGATGTCCACACGGGTCGCCGGGGACGGCCAGCGCTCGAGCAGCAGGTTGCGGCACACCCACGCGAAGAGGCTGAGGTGGCGTTTGGGGTTTGCGAGTACCTCGCGCACCACGGTGCCGATGTTCGGGGCGTCGCCATCGGGCGGAAGTTCGGCCGCCGCCGCTTCCCAGAGGGCGTCCGGCCCTTCCAGGAGGATGCCGCGGCACACCTGCCGCCAATCGTCCGCCTGGTCGCGCAACATCTGGAAGATGCGGGCCCGGCTGGCGTTGGTGGTCAGGTGGTTGAGGAGGACGACGGGGTTGCCCTTGTGCCGCGCCACGAGTTCCTCGGGGGTGGGGAACTCGCCCGCGAGCAGCTTGAGGCGGGTGAGCAGGAGCGCGGCCTCCACAGCGGCGCCCGGGTCTGGCTCGGACGCGATGCGGCTGGCGATCGTGCGAGCGGCAGGCAGGAGGAACGCCTGAGGGTCCGCCTCCCGGTCGCGGTGCTCGGCGTAGTCGGCGAGGGCCTCCGTTTGATGGGTGAGGTCCTTGAGGGCGGCGAAGCGCCGCTGCATCTCCTCCTCGTAGGTGAGGGCCTCAGGCCGCAGTGTGAGGATGGGGTTGCTACCGGCGGGGAGGGCGATACGAGGGTCGCGCTTGATGGCCGCCTTCGCGCCGTTCCACCACTTGCTCCATGCCTCGGCGGGCACGATGGGGCCTTCGAGGAACTCGCGCAGGCCGCGGAGCGACAGGCGGCCGTCCAGGGCCTCGAGGGCTGAGCGGACCAGGGCCGCGGGGTCCTCCTGAGCGAGGCGGCGCAGGCGGTCGGGGTCGGTCTTGAGCAGCACGAGGAAACAGTCGGGCTTGAGGCGCTGGAATATGCTTTCGATGGTCTCGAGCGGCACGAGGTGGCCTGGCTTGCGCTCGAAGTTGATGGTGGCCCGCGCCGTGAGCGGGTCGAAGGCGACGATCTTGCCGAGGCCCCAGCCCGTGGCGTGGTAGAAGAAGTCGCCCTCGCGGTAGGAGAGGAGCTTGTCGAGCGTGGCGACGGAGGCCCCGAGGTCCTGCTCGGTGAGCAGGCCGGAGCGTTCGATGCAGGCGGCAAGATGGGGCACGCCGCGGTGCACTCGGCGGTAGCACGCGAGCAGGGCGGAGCGGAACTCCTCGTTGCCCGCGGCGGCGGGCGCCGCGGCGCGGAGCAATGGGAGGGCTTCGGCGTGGCGTTCGTTCCGCACCAGCTCGGGCGCCAGGGCCAGCGTCAGGTCGAGCGCGCGCGCGGTTTGGCCGGCCTGGAGCAAGTGGCCGAGGAGCCGGGCCAGCGCCTCCGCGGGGATGGTCTCGGCGTCCAGCAGCTCGAGCCAGAGGTTCTCCAGCGCGTCGTACCTGCGTTGCTCAATGGCTTGAGTCAGTTGTTCGAGGATCTCGCTCACCGTGGGTCATACCTCCGAGGGTATCCGAAAGGGTCAGGGGACGACAATGCGGAGCTTCCGGCCGTCGATCCCGATGGTGACCGGGAGAAGGCCAACCGCATCGCCATCCACCTGGTAACGGACCGGGTCGGGGCTTTCGATGCGGACGTGGCGTCCGCGCAAGTACTGTGCGCCGCTGAGCCGGGAGCAGCGGAGCGTGAAGGCCAGGATGGCCCGAGAGTAAGCCACGGGGCCGCCGCGGCGTAGCAGGCACACGTCCAGCAGCCCGTCATCGGCGGCGGCTTGCGGCGTGATACGGAACGGGCCGCCATAGCTGCGGGTGTTGCTGACGAGGGCGAAGCCTTCGCCCACCGCGGGTGGCGCGCCGTCAACGCACACTTCCATGCGCGGCGGGCGGCGCTGCGCGAGGCACTTGAGGAGGGGACGCACATAGCGCACCATGCGGGTGGCGCCCCTCCGGCGCGCGGCCAACAGCGCCGTCACGTCGGCATCCAGGCCCGCCCCAAGCATCGCCACGAAGCGCCGCCCGTTTGCGGCGGGAACGTCGAGCTGTTTCAGTCGCCCGCGGGCAACCATCTCGATGAACGCCTCCACGCGTCGGGGCAGGCGAAGCTCCTTCGCCAGCACATTGCCGGTGCCCAGGGGGAAAAGGGCAAGTGGGCGGTCCATCTGAAGGCCGTTGACGACCTCGTTGAGCGTGCCATCGCCGCCGATGACGGCCACCAGGTCGCAGTGGCCCGCCTGGGCAGAGGCCGCTTCGCGGGCATCGCCTGCTTGCGCGGTCACGGCGTCGAGCGTGGAGAAACCAAGGTCGCGGAGGCCACGCCTTATCCGCTCCAAGCAGGCCTGGCCGGCCCCTCGACCGGCGATGGGATTCACGATCAGCAGTGACCGCGGCATGTGCCATGGGCCCCAGATCGCAGCAGAAACCCAATTATATCAGGTTGGGGCGTCAGGCTCAAACGGCGTGGGCCGGCCCGCCTCCGGCCGATGCTGCAACGAGGCGGCAGACGGCATGCACGAGGCCCGAAATGGTGTGCTCGGGGGCCTCGATGGCGACGATGAGACCTGCCTCGCGCGCCGTCTGGCTGGTGACGGGGCCGATGGAGGCGAAGCGGATAGAGGGGGGTAAGGCGGCGAGGCGCTCGGCGCCGAGGGCCGCAATGAAGCCGCGTACGGTGGAGGAACTTGTGAAGGTCACTACGTCCACTTCTCCGGCGAGGAGGCGGCGGGTGGCCTCGTCGTCGGCAGATCCGCCGACGATGGTGCGATACGCGTCGGCCTCGGTGACGAGAGCCCCTGCGTTCTGGAGGCCCTTACGAACGGTTTCGGGGACATCGGCTGCGCGTGGCAGGAGGATGCGCCTGCCGGCGAGCGTCTCAGCGTCGGCGAGGGCGGCGACCAGCTCGGCGCCGGTGAAGCGAGGCGGCTGGCAGTCAGGGCGGATGCCGTGTTGGCGCAGCCGTTCGGCGGTGGCGGGCCCGATCGCGGCGACGCGGGGGAGCGCGCGGCTGTCCTTGCCCGCGGCGTCGAGCCGTGCGAAGAAGCCGTCTACGCCGTTCACGCTGGTGAAGACAACCCAGTCGAACGTCGCCAGGGCGGCGATGGCGGTGTCGAGGGGCGCCCAGTCGGCGGGCGGCTCGATGGTGATGGCGGGCATCTCGATGACCTCGGCGCCCAGGGCCTCGAGCTGCTCGGCCAAGTCGCTGGCTTGAGCGCGCGACCGTGTGACGACGATGCGGCGGCCGAAGAGCGGCCGGGTCTCGAACCACTGGAGCTTGTCGCGCAGGGCCGCCACCTCGCCCACGACGAGGATGGCGGGGGCCTCCATGCCTGCGGCGCGGTGTACGATATCTGCGAGCGTGCCGAGCACGGTCCGCTGCCTGGCCACGGTGCCCCACTGCACCACCGCCGCGGGGGTGGCAGGGGAGCGGCCGTTCGAGGTCAGCCGCTCGACGATGTGGGGCAGGTTCTTCACGCCCATGTAGACGACCAGGGTGCCGATGCCTGTGGCCAGCTTGTCCCAGGCCAGCGCGCTGGCCTGCTTTGTGGGGTCTTCGTGCCCGGTGATGAAGGCGAGGGACGATGTGGCGTCGCGGTGGGTTACAGGGATGCCTGCATAGGCAGGCGCGGCGATGCCGCTGGTGACGCCTGGCACGACTTCGAAGGCAACTCCGGCATCCACCAGGGCGAGGGCCTCCTCGCCGCCGCGGCCGAAGACGAAGGGGTCGCCGCCCTTGAGTCGGCACACGCGCTTGCCCTCGAGCCCCTTGGCGACGAGCAGGGCGTTGATCTCCTCCTGCTTCATCGTGTGGCAGCCGCCGCGCTTGCCCACACCGATCATCTCGGCGTCGGGCCGCGCCTCGCGGAGCAGTCGGGGGTTCGCCAGCGCGTCGTACACCACCACGTCGGCGGCGCGCAGCGCTTCCAGCCCCTTCAGCGTGATCAACCCCGGATCGCCGGGGCCGGCCCCGACCAAAAAGACGACGCCATCGCGCATAGGGTTCCCTTCTCAACGCGGCCCAAGGCCGTAGCTGACGGGGACGATTGGAGGGCTGGGGGAATGGCTGATTCCTTGAGGGCGTGTCGCCCAGAGAGTGAGCTTGTTCGGAGTCCCGCCTTCAGGCGGCTCTATGCGAGAGAAGACCGCCTGAAGCCGGGACTCCGAACGGGGTCAGACCCCTCAAGTAGGCTTGGGCAGTACGCCCTTGACACCCATCCACCGATCCGTTCCTCCATCCATACCGTCGCATGCCTCCAGCATGCCCGAAAGCGGGCGCTGGATCAAGGGCGGTGGCGGGCGCCGACGCGGCCTCCCTTGCCGGCGACGGGCCTGGGCAGGCCCTCAGACTGTCTGTGGAGGGTAAACAGCGGCAGATTGGCGAGGAAACTCATCGCCGCAGGTATGGTTGGAGGCGATACTCATGGAGTCCAACGGCCCGGGCGACCATTTTCTTGTGCGCATTCTTGGGGGCAATGCCATTGTACTCATAGAGAAGAGCGTGCCGCCTGGGCGGTGGCCGCCGCAAGCCATGTTTCTGGCCTGGGCCTGGGTGCTGGGGCTGGCTGGGGCATCATCCGACGGAGGCCAGGTCGAGGCTGTCGCCGTGGCGGGCGTGCACCGCGGCCTTGAGCAGGCGGTGGCTGGGCTTCGAGAGGTCGGGGTCGGCCTCGACGAGGGCGAAGGCGTCGTGGCGGGCCTCCATGAGCAGATGGATGTCCTCGGTGAAGTCACCGATGGCCAGGGGCGGGAGGCCGTGTTGGCGGGTGCCGAGGAACTCGCCCGGGCCGCGGCGCTTGAGGTCCTCTTCGGCGATGCGGAAGCCGTCGGAGGTCTCTGCCAGAATGGCCAGCTTCTCGGGCGAGTTCGGCTCGTCCACCATGAGGAGGCAATGGGACGGGTGTTGGCCGCGCCCGATGCGGCCGCGGAGTTGGTGGAGCTGGCTGAGGCCGTAGCGCTCGGCGTGCTCGATGGCCATGACGGTGGCGTTGGGCACGTCGAGGCCGACCTCGACGACGGTGGTGCAGGCGAGGATGTGGGTGTCGCCGGCGCGGAAGGCGGCCATGACAGCCTGCTTCTCGTCGGACTTCATCTGGCCGTGGAGGAGGCCGATGGGGTGGTCGGGGAAGACGTCGCGCCGGAGGTGGCCCACCATCTGCGTGGCGGCCCTAAGGTCGGAGACCTCGGACTCCTCGACGAGGGGGTAGACGATGTAGGCCTGTCGGCCGGCCTGGAGTTCGCGGCGGATGAGCGCCCAGGCATCGGTGCGGCGGTTCGGGGGCAGAATGGCCGTGGTGATGGGCTGGCGGCCAGGCGGCATCTCGTCGAGCGTCGAGAGGTCGAGGTCGCCGAACACCGTGAGCGCGAGCGAGCGGGGGATGGGTGTTGCCGTCATCACCAGCACGTCGGGGCGGGCGCCTTTCCAGCGCAGGGTGGCGCGTTGGAGGACGCCGAACTTGTGTTGCTCGTCCACCACGGCGAGGCCGAGGCGGGCGAACTCGACGTCGTGCTCGATGAGGGCGTGGGTGCCGACCACGAGGTCCACGGAGCCCTCTCGAATGGCGGCCAGGCTGGCGCGGCGCTCGGCTGCGGGCGCGCCGCCGAGGAGCAACAGGGCGCGCACACGGCTGCCCTTGAGGAGCGACTCCAGGGTGCGAAAGTGCTGCTGGGCGAGGATCTCGGTGGGAGCCATGAGCGCGGCCTGGTGCCCGTTGGCGATGGCGGCGAGCAGGGCGTAGGCGGCGACCACGGTCTTGCCCGAACCGACGTCGCCCTGGAGCAGGCGGTTCATGGGGCGCGGGGCGGCCATGTCGGCGGCGATCTCGGCGATAGCACGCTCCTGTGCGGCGGTGAGGTGGAAGGAGAAGCGGCGGCGGATGCGCGCGTCCACCTTCGGCGAGATGTCGAAGGCGATGCCCTCGACGCCGTGGCGAAGGGTGCGGCGACGAAGGGCCACGGCAGCCTCGAGGGTGAAGAACTCCTCGTAGGCGAGTCGGCGGCGGGCGAGGGCGGCGGCCTCGGGCCGCTCTGGGAAGTGGATTTGCTCGAGGGCGTCGGCGATCGGGAGCAGACGGTGCGACTGGCGGAAGGCCTCTGGAAAGATGTCGGGAGCCTCGGTGCGGAAGGCGTCGAGGGCCGCGCGCAACAGGCGGCGGAAGCGCTTCTGCCCGATCCCCGCCGTGGCGGGGTAGATGGGCACGAGGCGCTGGGCGTGAAGCGGCTCGTCGTCGCTCAGCAGCTCGAACTCGGGCGAGAGGAGCGAGAGGCGCTTGCCCATAGTGACCTTGCCCCAGAGCACGAGTTCGGTGCCTGGCTTGAGCTGCTTCTGAAGATAGGGCATGC contains:
- the cobA gene encoding uroporphyrinogen-III C-methyltransferase; this translates as MRDGVVFLVGAGPGDPGLITLKGLEALRAADVVVYDALANPRLLREARPDAEMIGVGKRGGCHTMKQEEINALLVAKGLEGKRVCRLKGGDPFVFGRGGEEALALVDAGVAFEVVPGVTSGIAAPAYAGIPVTHRDATSSLAFITGHEDPTKQASALAWDKLATGIGTLVVYMGVKNLPHIVERLTSNGRSPATPAAVVQWGTVARQRTVLGTLADIVHRAAGMEAPAILVVGEVAALRDKLQWFETRPLFGRRIVVTRSRAQASDLAEQLEALGAEVIEMPAITIEPPADWAPLDTAIAALATFDWVVFTSVNGVDGFFARLDAAGKDSRALPRVAAIGPATAERLRQHGIRPDCQPPRFTGAELVAALADAETLAGRRILLPRAADVPETVRKGLQNAGALVTEADAYRTIVGGSADDEATRRLLAGEVDVVTFTSSSTVRGFIAALGAERLAALPPSIRFASIGPVTSQTAREAGLIVAIEAPEHTISGLVHAVCRLVAASAGGGPAHAV
- the recG gene encoding ATP-dependent DNA helicase RecG — protein: MQTPLSQPVTVVKGVGTAVAERLAKLGIATVRDLLWHFPRLHQDRTRLTPIAQVKLGQHEAVAGRVREVRTTWWRGRGGVLTALIEDASGQIAALWFGMPYLQKQLKPGTELVLWGKVTMGKRLSLLSPEFELLSDDEPLHAQRLVPIYPATAGIGQKRFRRLLRAALDAFRTEAPDIFPEAFRQSHRLLPIADALEQIHFPERPEAAALARRRLAYEEFFTLEAAVALRRRTLRHGVEGIAFDISPKVDARIRRRFSFHLTAAQERAIAEIAADMAAPRPMNRLLQGDVGSGKTVVAAYALLAAIANGHQAALMAPTEILAQQHFRTLESLLKGSRVRALLLLGGAPAAERRASLAAIREGSVDLVVGTHALIEHDVEFARLGLAVVDEQHKFGVLQRATLRWKGARPDVLVMTATPIPRSLALTVFGDLDLSTLDEMPPGRQPITTAILPPNRRTDAWALIRRELQAGRQAYIVYPLVEESEVSDLRAATQMVGHLRRDVFPDHPIGLLHGQMKSDEKQAVMAAFRAGDTHILACTTVVEVGLDVPNATVMAIEHAERYGLSQLHQLRGRIGRGQHPSHCLLMVDEPNSPEKLAILAETSDGFRIAEEDLKRRGPGEFLGTRQHGLPPLAIGDFTEDIHLLMEARHDAFALVEADPDLSKPSHRLLKAAVHARHGDSLDLASVG
- a CDS encoding diacylglycerol kinase family lipid kinase, yielding MPRSLLIVNPIAGRGAGQACLERIRRGLRDLGFSTLDAVTAQAGDAREAASAQAGHCDLVAVIGGDGTLNEVVNGLQMDRPLALFPLGTGNVLAKELRLPRRVEAFIEMVARGRLKQLDVPAANGRRFVAMLGAGLDADVTALLAARRRGATRMVRYVRPLLKCLAQRRPPRMEVCVDGAPPAVGEGFALVSNTRSYGGPFRITPQAAADDGLLDVCLLRRGGPVAYSRAILAFTLRCSRLSGAQYLRGRHVRIESPDPVRYQVDGDAVGLLPVTIGIDGRKLRIVVP
- a CDS encoding GreA/GreB family elongation factor, translated to MSEILEQLTQAIEQRRYDALENLWLELLDAETIPAEALARLLGHLLQAGQTARALDLTLALAPELVRNERHAEALPLLRAAAPAAAGNEEFRSALLACYRRVHRGVPHLAACIERSGLLTEQDLGASVATLDKLLSYREGDFFYHATGWGLGKIVAFDPLTARATINFERKPGHLVPLETIESIFQRLKPDCFLVLLKTDPDRLRRLAQEDPAALVRSALEALDGRLSLRGLREFLEGPIVPAEAWSKWWNGAKAAIKRDPRIALPAGSNPILTLRPEALTYEEEMQRRFAALKDLTHQTEALADYAEHRDREADPQAFLLPAARTIASRIASEPDPGAAVEAALLLTRLKLLAGEFPTPEELVARHKGNPVVLLNHLTTNASRARIFQMLRDQADDWRQVCRGILLEGPDALWEAAAAELPPDGDAPNIGTVVREVLANPKRHLSLFAWVCRNLLLERWPSPATRVDIFERLLKEGDELARRKAYQRGEWTPFSQADEMAEIRLTLRAGDLRYFDQMLAEISEVEASRLLFRIRQSSVLPEQFARLLEQKMVRKFPKLLVEEEHKTVEEPVQHIYATAQAIARRREEHDHIVNVLLPKNSEDIAKAKAMGDLSDNADFRAAIQEQHVLNAKALEMGEELLRARPIEPSMVAREHVSIGARVTVEDVATGKRQTFAILGPWDSDAEHGIIAYVAPLAQALMRHKVGDQVAFSHAGEDVTYRIVEIGSALEPAQGSGNA